From the genome of Terriglobales bacterium:
TGCGGCTAGGAGATCACAGAACATCAGTGATCCGAAGAATGACAGCCCACTTCTCGCCACCACGTCCGAACGCATCGCTTGTTTCCGCCGATTCGGCAAGGTTCCGGAGATTTCTGTCCTGGATGTGGGGCAAGACTCGCCTGTGCCTGGGGAATCGCTACTTCGCCTTCTTTGTTTTCATCGTGGCTCTCGCGGAGGTTCTGAGCAGGATGAGCGGATTATCGGGGATCCGATCTCATCTCCGCACCGAAGGCCCCATCCTTATCGGTCTTTACTGGGCACTCGATTTTGTGCTCAGGCCGCGAAAAGTCTCGCCGTTTGTTGCCGCCTTCCCGATTGTCGTGATCTATACCGGCTACGACCTTTTCTATCTGTACTGGGGAAATGTTTTCAAAGCTGTCGACGTCCAGAACCTGCCGGAACTGCTAAAGGTGCTGCCCTTATCTTGGAAGGTGGCGCTGCTGCTGGCGCTCGGTCTACCGGTTGTCCTTGTGCTTTGTTTCATCCACTACCGAAGATACCGCCGTGTGCTGTGGATGGGCGCGCTGGCAGCCCTGCTGGTTGGAACCGTCGACTTACGGCCAGGCGTCGTCCTGTCCGCCCTTGACTGGGCGGGTTTCCAGGTGGCGGAGTGGTCCGATGCTGAAAGCGTCAACCAAAATGGGCGGTTCACGACAATGCTGTACTTCGAAGCGAGGCGGCGGCAGGCGCTCTTTGAAACCGCCACGTACCGCAATCGAGGCAACTATGAGATGGAGGTGCGCGCGGCTGCCGATCTTATCCGCAAGCACGGCAACCATCGAAACGTGCATCTCGTCGTCCTCGAAAGCTTCGTGGACCCTACTCTTTTCGGTGCGGTTTCATATTCGAAAGATCCACGCCACCCCGACTTCGCCGAGCTTGTGGGTGACAGACAGGGTTTTTCTATTTCCCCGGTATTTGGGGGCGAAAGTGCCCAGGCGGAATTTGAGGTGCTTTGCGGCGTTCCCGCTTTGCAGAAGCTATCCCAGATCGAATTCGACGATTTCACCGGTGAAGCGACGGGCTGCATGCCGGGCATTCTGGGTCAGGCTGGCTATTCGACCATCGTAAGCAACGCCTTTGAGCCGAATTACTTCAACGGGACCAAGGCC
Proteins encoded in this window:
- a CDS encoding sulfatase-like hydrolase/transferase; the protein is MWGKTRLCLGNRYFAFFVFIVALAEVLSRMSGLSGIRSHLRTEGPILIGLYWALDFVLRPRKVSPFVAAFPIVVIYTGYDLFYLYWGNVFKAVDVQNLPELLKVLPLSWKVALLLALGLPVVLVLCFIHYRRYRRVLWMGALAALLVGTVDLRPGVVLSALDWAGFQVAEWSDAESVNQNGRFTTMLYFEARRRQALFETATYRNRGNYEMEVRAAADLIRKHGNHRNVHLVVLESFVDPTLFGAVSYSKDPRHPDFAELVGDRQGFSISPVFGGESAQAEFEVLCGVPALQKLSQIEFDDFTGEATGCMPGILGQAGYSTIVSNAFEPNYFNGTKAYTGIGFEKVYFPREYGSASPTYLTARNVSDDEQYMFDGDLFDQNLAFIAQTWHDSPGRPILNYVLGTYGHEPHDIDTEKRPLVLSVSSPHRDEQLLRAVNQYWYRTQAIAHYLRALIKLDPKSLIIIVSDHLPPLDRGLRSYNDFRYLDNIQDSTH